Sequence from the Pararhizobium gei genome:
TGCACCACATGGGCCGGTGCATCGATGTGGGTCGTCACATGCATCGTCGTGGTGATCGTCTGCGACAGGACGCCGGACTTCGCCATGTAGTGCATCCGCTCGATCCTGACGTCCTTGAAATATGGCCAGTTCGGGCATTGATAGCCGAAGCGATGGGACAGGTTGTAGAACTCGATCCCCATGGGGTTGTCGAGATTGTCCTGAAATTCAATCCCACGGATCGTAATGGACATGCAAAGCTCCTCCTGCGCAGCGCGAGCGCTGTGTTGCACCTGAACCGGATTTTTGGCTGACTCCCCCCAGAGCGCCTGTACTTTAATACGGTACATCTGTATCGTTTTTTCGTCAAGAAGGATCTGTTCGGATTTTCGAGGTCGTGCAGACGCGCCCGACCTCGAATCCCGGCATCGTCCATCGGCGGCGGCGCCAGGAACGCGACAATCACGGACAGGTGCGCATCAATCTCGCGGCAGAGTTCGACCACCCCATGAAGGTCGCGCTCTTCCTCGTCCAAGCGAACCACAGCAAGGGTAGATTTTCATGGTGTTTTTCCGGGGTACAGGGCGATGGCCTTGATCTGCATCAAGGTCAATCGTCCACAAGCACACGCTCCGCCGCGCCGTCCATGTCTTCGTATTGACCCGAACGGAGCGCCCAGACGAAGGCTGCAAGCCCAAGTCCGCCCAGAATAAGGGCAACAGGCATCAAATAGAGGAGCGTTCCCATCAGGCAGCTGCCACTTTACGGGTGGTCCACGGTCCTGGAGCATGACGCTTGAGCCAGCCGTCTCCCGCTGTCAGCCGCATCGCATTGGCGATCACCAGCAACGACGAGCCGGACATGGCAATCGCGGCAATCAGCGGCGTGACATGGCCCATGATCGCGATCGGAACCGCAATGACGTTATAGGCGATCGCCAGGGTAAAGTTCTGTTTTACCAGCCGCTCCGCATGCCGGGCGACCGTCAGCGACAGCGGCACCGCCATCAGGCTGTCGCGCAGGAAAATGAAGTCGGCAGCGCTTCGTCCGATGTCGGCTGCAGATGCCGGCGCCATGGAGACATGGGCGGCCATCATCGCCGGCGCATCGTTGATGCCGTCACCGACCATCAGCGCCCGTGTGCCGGAGGTTTTCAGGTGCTGCAGGCGGCTTACCTTGTCGGCAGGCAAGACGCCTGCACTGAAAGCCGGGATCGAGAGCAGGGAAGCAACCTTCTCCACCGCCGATTTCCGATCGCCGGAGAGGATTTCGAGCTGGATGTCCTTGCCGCGAAGGGCGGCGACTGCCTCGACGGCGTCTCTCCTCAGCTCGTCGAAAAAATCGAAGGATGC
This genomic interval carries:
- the ccoS gene encoding cbb3-type cytochrome oxidase assembly protein CcoS, with the translated sequence MGTLLYLMPVALILGGLGLAAFVWALRSGQYEDMDGAAERVLVDD